A section of the Methanoregula formicica SMSP genome encodes:
- a CDS encoding FecCD family ABC transporter permease — MTRTIPVITGLIIAAALTIIVCTFTGPAGFGFVTTAPGAANIVGGIRLPRVLAAFFVGGSLAVAGAAMQALFKNPMADPYILGTSSGGALGAALAIVFFGGFFVPVFAFAGAIIAILIVWGIAGRKGVIATETLLLTGIAVSYFLAAVLSFMIAVAGQNVHQIVFWLMGGFWNASSSDAILAAGLLVSAGLLLFVMGRDLNALSLGEETAAHLGIDAARARWTVLGGSALLVAGAVSIAGSIGFIGLVTPHIIRLLLGPDNRVVIPASILGGGILLVISDTIVRTFFSDLPVGIITAFIGAPFFIWLIYRRGEVS; from the coding sequence GTGACCCGGACAATTCCGGTCATCACCGGCCTCATCATCGCAGCAGCGCTGACCATCATTGTCTGCACGTTCACCGGCCCCGCCGGTTTCGGCTTTGTCACAACCGCACCGGGAGCCGCAAACATCGTCGGGGGCATCCGGCTCCCCCGCGTTCTTGCTGCTTTTTTTGTCGGGGGAAGTCTGGCAGTCGCAGGCGCGGCTATGCAGGCACTCTTCAAAAACCCGATGGCCGATCCCTATATCCTCGGCACATCCTCCGGAGGAGCGCTCGGGGCCGCCCTTGCCATCGTCTTCTTTGGCGGATTCTTCGTACCGGTCTTTGCCTTTGCCGGGGCGATCATCGCGATCCTGATCGTCTGGGGAATTGCCGGCCGCAAAGGGGTTATCGCAACAGAGACGCTCCTGTTGACCGGCATCGCGGTCTCGTACTTCCTCGCCGCCGTCCTCTCGTTCATGATTGCTGTTGCCGGCCAGAATGTCCACCAGATCGTCTTCTGGCTCATGGGAGGATTCTGGAATGCATCGTCGTCCGATGCCATTCTTGCAGCTGGTCTCCTTGTGTCGGCCGGGCTCCTCCTGTTCGTCATGGGCCGCGACCTTAACGCGCTCTCCTTGGGCGAGGAGACCGCCGCACATCTCGGGATCGATGCAGCCCGCGCCCGCTGGACCGTGCTTGGTGGCAGCGCACTGCTTGTCGCAGGTGCAGTATCCATTGCCGGTTCTATCGGTTTCATCGGGCTCGTCACCCCCCACATCATACGGTTGCTGCTCGGCCCGGACAACCGCGTCGTGATCCCCGCAAGCATTCTTGGCGGCGGGATCCTGCTGGTGATATCGGATACGATCGTGCGGACATTCTTCTCCGACCTGCCGGTCGGGATCATCACCGCATTCATCGGCGCCCCGTTCTTCATCTGGCTCATCTACCGGCGGGGGGAGGTATCATGA
- a CDS encoding ABC transporter ATP-binding protein has protein sequence MNSHVPVNAENLAAGYNGKEIVSSVTCSFAKGTFIGIIGPNGSGKTTLLRAISRVIPSSGILELDGRPVSGYTPAELGVALGFVPQDEDRPFAYTVMQVVLMSRYARVSRFASLSPNDYARCYRALDRTGITHLKDRSIRALSGGEWQRVLIARALAQDTPVILLDEPTSHLDLAHQVGILTLVRDLARSGRTVVGVFHDLNLALQYCDRLLMIQGGHIVADGAPGDVLTPENVREVYGAEVVTTSHPATGRTILVPLDTRNNGDGSLEKQKVLVISGGGSGGDLLRVLCHNGYAVSAGILATTDSDYAVVKALEIPCIPVLPFSQIPAHALEKLKRLVVQADRIVLSVHPVGAGNYPVLEILQSMEPGRLVIHLPDGREFSSYDFTRGKAAAAYAALCTAGASCTGTCDGILVILEGNIGNPPRSSGNTP, from the coding sequence ATGAACAGCCACGTTCCGGTGAATGCAGAGAACCTCGCTGCCGGCTATAATGGAAAGGAGATCGTCAGTTCCGTCACCTGTTCGTTTGCAAAGGGCACCTTCATCGGTATTATCGGACCGAATGGGTCGGGAAAGACTACCCTCCTCCGCGCGATCAGCCGCGTTATTCCCTCTAGCGGGATCCTTGAACTGGACGGCAGGCCGGTCAGCGGGTATACCCCGGCCGAGCTGGGCGTGGCGCTCGGTTTTGTCCCGCAGGACGAGGACCGGCCGTTCGCGTACACGGTCATGCAGGTTGTCCTGATGTCGCGGTATGCACGGGTGAGCAGGTTTGCCTCACTCTCTCCCAACGATTATGCCCGGTGTTACCGTGCCCTTGACCGGACTGGCATCACTCACCTGAAGGACCGGTCGATCCGCGCCCTCTCCGGGGGCGAGTGGCAGCGGGTGCTCATTGCCCGGGCCCTTGCGCAGGACACACCGGTGATCCTGCTGGACGAGCCCACGTCCCACCTGGACCTCGCGCACCAGGTTGGTATCCTCACGCTCGTCCGGGACCTTGCCCGTTCCGGGAGGACCGTTGTCGGCGTATTCCACGACCTCAACCTCGCCCTGCAGTACTGCGACCGGCTCCTGATGATCCAGGGCGGGCATATTGTTGCTGACGGGGCACCGGGGGATGTCCTGACACCGGAAAATGTGCGGGAAGTCTACGGGGCCGAAGTGGTCACCACTTCGCACCCGGCAACAGGCCGGACCATCCTCGTACCGCTCGATACCCGGAATAATGGTGACGGTTCTCTGGAGAAACAAAAGGTACTTGTCATCTCCGGCGGGGGAAGCGGGGGCGATCTCCTCCGGGTCCTCTGCCACAACGGGTACGCCGTTTCGGCCGGCATCCTCGCAACAACCGATTCGGACTATGCTGTTGTAAAAGCGCTGGAGATCCCCTGTATCCCCGTCCTCCCCTTCTCGCAGATCCCGGCGCATGCCCTGGAAAAACTCAAACGGCTGGTGGTACAGGCCGATCGCATTGTCCTTTCTGTGCATCCTGTCGGTGCCGGTAATTACCCGGTCCTCGAAATTCTCCAGAGCATGGAACCCGGGCGCCTCGTTATCCACCTTCCGGATGGCAGGGAGTTCTCGTCGTACGACTTTACCCGGGGAAAGGCGGCTGCCGCCTATGCTGCACTCTGTACTGCCGGGGCATCCTGCACCGGGACCTGTGACGGGATCCTTGTAATCCTGGAAGGGAATATCGGTAACCCCCCGCGATCTTCGGGGAATACACCATGA
- a CDS encoding sugar phosphate isomerase/epimerase family protein: MTSPFFLSTFCCMDRPLDAALETLAPRTGHVEIVADGPHDILADPGVCSCYTCSYSVHAPTSEINIASVSERMRKFSVAVLGDVMAACAAIGARHLVVHPGYAVYEQVRDRSFTSLLRSLDDLSHLQEEHGVRACVENMGSWECCHFRTPTLLPELDSRGLGFALDCGHARLNGNLDAFLATRQCCHVHLHDNGGTNDDHDACGSGTIDFPSLLNLVPSHATLVVETRELVAADRSLTYLSSCKNGTLS; this comes from the coding sequence ATGACAAGCCCGTTCTTTCTCTCAACATTCTGCTGCATGGACCGTCCGCTGGACGCAGCGCTTGAAACTCTCGCCCCCCGCACGGGCCATGTCGAGATCGTAGCGGACGGGCCCCACGATATTCTCGCGGATCCCGGAGTATGCAGCTGCTATACCTGCTCATATTCCGTCCACGCGCCCACAAGCGAGATCAACATCGCCTCGGTCAGCGAACGTATGCGGAAATTCTCGGTTGCCGTTCTCGGCGACGTGATGGCAGCCTGTGCTGCTATCGGCGCCCGGCACCTTGTTGTCCACCCGGGATATGCCGTGTATGAACAGGTCCGTGACCGGTCGTTTACCTCCCTGCTTCGTTCGCTTGACGATCTCTCCCACCTCCAGGAGGAGCACGGGGTCCGTGCCTGTGTCGAGAACATGGGCTCGTGGGAATGCTGCCATTTCCGGACTCCCACCCTCCTCCCCGAACTGGATTCGCGCGGCCTGGGTTTTGCTCTCGACTGCGGCCATGCCCGGCTGAATGGGAACCTCGATGCGTTCCTTGCCACCAGACAGTGCTGCCATGTCCACCTTCACGACAATGGCGGAACGAACGATGACCATGATGCATGCGGCAGCGGCACGATCGACTTTCCCTCCCTCCTCAATTTGGTCCCATCCCATGCAACCCTTGTTGTTGAGACCCGCGAACTGGTTGCCGCGGACCGCAGCCTCACGTACCTTTCCTCATGCAAAAACGGAACCCTGTCATGA
- a CDS encoding ABC transporter substrate-binding protein — protein MMPRTSPFKNPRAALLAALLLVSCCVLPVSAVAVTDDAGTTVTLNATPQRIVSLAPSNTEILAALDLTGRLVGITDVCNYPPEVNTVPRIGGYSSISTEKVSAARPDLVIASDITPAETTARLRALGLNVVVVAPRNIDDMIRDIRMVGALTGTDAEAERLAANLSLRLAAVGTAERPAGTRPAIAHVVWNNPLYVSGNNTLQNDVIEHAGGKNAFAGISGWGTVTLEEFLVTNPDIIIVSGGGGMDNSTRDVILDDFMTRPQYASLSAVKNHRVYAVNADAISRAGPRIVDATEQVAADIREMTRTGTGGTAGAVPTTRTPGFCAAGTVLLIAAFVCLIQWRR, from the coding sequence ATGATGCCACGAACTTCACCCTTCAAAAACCCGCGGGCAGCTCTGCTTGCTGCCCTGCTGCTCGTTTCCTGCTGTGTCCTGCCGGTATCGGCTGTTGCAGTGACCGACGATGCCGGGACCACTGTCACGCTCAATGCAACGCCCCAGCGGATCGTTTCGCTTGCCCCTTCCAACACCGAGATCCTTGCAGCCCTCGACCTGACCGGCCGCCTCGTGGGCATAACAGATGTCTGCAACTATCCCCCTGAAGTGAACACCGTTCCTCGCATCGGGGGGTATTCCTCCATCAGCACCGAGAAGGTCTCGGCTGCAAGGCCCGACCTGGTCATCGCATCGGACATCACCCCGGCAGAGACGACAGCCCGGCTTCGGGCGCTCGGCCTGAACGTGGTGGTCGTTGCGCCCCGGAACATCGATGACATGATCCGGGATATCCGAATGGTCGGGGCCCTGACCGGCACGGATGCGGAGGCAGAGCGGCTGGCTGCGAACCTCTCGTTGCGCCTCGCGGCCGTGGGGACTGCAGAGCGGCCGGCAGGCACCCGCCCGGCCATTGCGCACGTGGTATGGAATAACCCGCTGTACGTGAGCGGGAACAATACCCTCCAGAACGATGTGATCGAACATGCGGGTGGGAAGAATGCTTTTGCCGGCATATCCGGGTGGGGCACCGTCACCCTTGAGGAGTTCCTTGTAACGAACCCGGATATCATAATCGTCAGCGGGGGCGGCGGCATGGATAATTCGACCCGGGATGTAATTCTCGACGATTTCATGACCCGCCCGCAGTATGCCTCGCTCTCTGCGGTGAAGAACCACCGGGTATATGCCGTGAACGCCGATGCTATCAGCCGGGCAGGCCCGCGGATCGTGGACGCGACCGAACAGGTGGCAGCCGATATTCGGGAGATGACCCGAACCGGGACAGGCGGAACGGCAGGGGCGGTCCCGACCACCAGAACGCCGGGGTTCTGTGCAGCAGGTACGGTCCTGCTCATCGCCGCGTTCGTGTGCCTGATACAATGGAGACGGTAA
- a CDS encoding cobyrinate a,c-diamide synthase produces MDTAFRDFGEDGINTEIPRLVIAGTESGCGKTSLASGLMSALRERGLVVQPFKTGPDFIDPTHHTRICGRTSRNLDPFMMGEEGVFKTFVIASAGADIAVVEGAMGLFDGIDGSDFSSTAHVARILTAPVVLVVSAAASARSIHAVVRGFRDFDPRVRIVGVIFNRLATTKHRDMIAAEEFVPALGYISRQEGPGVQSRHLGLVMAHESDAMQSYGQVVRESCDLDAILAIARGAPPLADPGFAMRPKGEKRAVIGVARDNTFCFYYQNNLDRLVRAGAELRFFSPMDDALPEMDALYLGGGYPELFADRLEASPCRHAICRLADQGMPVYGECGGLMYLGRSITTDREYQMAGILPACTELTPRIQALGYVKGTFSNPVGFWAGGSRVLGHEFHFSRTECDRDARFTLHLKQGTGIRDGNDGLTEQNTVGAYTHAYFSDSFCEQFVAAAEVFRRNP; encoded by the coding sequence ATGGATACGGCGTTCAGGGATTTTGGTGAGGACGGCATCAATACCGAAATCCCCCGGCTCGTCATTGCCGGAACGGAGAGCGGCTGTGGCAAGACTTCCCTTGCAAGCGGCCTGATGAGTGCACTCCGTGAGCGCGGCCTTGTCGTCCAGCCGTTCAAGACCGGCCCGGACTTCATCGATCCCACCCATCATACCCGGATCTGCGGCAGGACATCGCGGAACCTCGACCCGTTCATGATGGGAGAGGAGGGGGTCTTCAAGACCTTTGTAATCGCATCTGCGGGCGCGGATATCGCGGTTGTTGAGGGGGCAATGGGCCTCTTTGACGGGATCGATGGTTCTGACTTCAGCAGTACGGCTCACGTGGCGCGGATCCTCACTGCCCCGGTCGTGCTGGTTGTCAGCGCCGCTGCTTCCGCCCGGAGTATCCACGCCGTTGTCCGCGGATTCCGCGACTTCGATCCCCGGGTCAGGATTGTCGGGGTCATCTTCAACCGGCTCGCTACGACAAAGCATCGCGATATGATCGCGGCAGAAGAGTTCGTCCCTGCCCTTGGCTATATCTCCCGGCAGGAGGGGCCCGGGGTGCAGAGCCGCCACCTCGGCCTTGTTATGGCTCACGAATCAGACGCGATGCAGTCGTACGGGCAGGTTGTGCGGGAATCGTGCGACCTTGATGCAATCCTTGCTATTGCCCGCGGTGCTCCGCCGCTTGCAGATCCGGGTTTTGCCATGCGTCCAAAAGGAGAAAAACGCGCTGTCATCGGTGTTGCCCGCGACAATACGTTCTGCTTTTACTACCAGAACAACCTTGACCGACTCGTCCGTGCCGGTGCAGAGCTACGGTTCTTCTCGCCCATGGACGATGCGTTACCGGAGATGGATGCTCTCTATCTCGGCGGGGGATATCCGGAGCTGTTTGCAGACAGGCTCGAAGCTTCTCCCTGCAGGCATGCCATCTGCAGGCTTGCTGATCAGGGCATGCCGGTGTACGGCGAGTGCGGCGGCCTGATGTATCTGGGCAGGTCCATCACCACCGATCGTGAGTATCAGATGGCCGGTATTCTTCCGGCCTGTACGGAACTGACCCCGCGGATCCAGGCCCTGGGATATGTGAAAGGAACCTTTTCCAATCCCGTCGGTTTCTGGGCCGGTGGCTCCCGTGTCCTTGGCCATGAGTTCCATTTCTCCCGGACGGAATGCGACCGGGACGCCCGGTTTACCCTGCACTTAAAGCAGGGGACCGGGATCCGTGACGGGAACGACGGGCTGACCGAACAGAACACGGTAGGGGCGTACACTCATGCCTATTTCAGCGACTCCTTCTGCGAACAGTTTGTTGCGGCAGCTGAAGTGTTCCGGAGGAACCCGTGA
- a CDS encoding adenosylcobinamide amidohydrolase, whose protein sequence is MGADRVGLPETMMAVLPGNEQVKNYGASLVVRFTGPRSVLSTSWLNGGYRTDLHAVFNHQILLEACESCHNGGSVREYLEGVARGLGFDPETVTGLVTRAEMRNTAIMTEQFRDLAVTAIVTAGIDKNGGRAGDPASYYEDGDSFELVGGTINTILVIGADLPEHAMARALMTASEAKAAALQQLMARSLYSCGIATGSGTDMIAIVSDPGSRFHLTDAGKHAKLGELIGRTVIRATTEALEKETGLSAESQRDVLVRLSRFGVTEECLWEHAKRCSLWDPGKRESFRLALVSWSGNPAAIAGIAAVLHIVDEAAWGLIRETDAIGTIERILCQDVWCSWESHDQNGHILCVLAGVICGIVTGRQSSPAGEIF, encoded by the coding sequence ATGGGAGCTGACAGGGTCGGCCTGCCGGAAACTATGATGGCCGTGTTGCCGGGCAACGAGCAGGTTAAAAACTACGGGGCTTCTCTGGTGGTCAGGTTCACAGGGCCGCGTTCGGTTCTTTCCACATCATGGCTGAATGGCGGTTACCGCACGGATCTCCACGCAGTCTTCAATCACCAGATCCTGCTTGAGGCATGCGAGTCCTGCCATAATGGCGGGAGCGTGCGGGAATACCTCGAAGGGGTTGCCCGCGGTCTCGGGTTCGACCCGGAGACAGTCACCGGCCTGGTCACCCGGGCGGAGATGAGGAATACCGCAATTATGACAGAACAGTTTCGGGACCTCGCGGTCACTGCCATCGTGACGGCAGGCATCGACAAGAACGGCGGCCGGGCAGGTGATCCTGCATCGTATTACGAGGACGGGGACTCATTTGAGCTGGTCGGCGGGACCATCAACACCATCCTCGTCATCGGTGCAGATCTGCCGGAGCACGCGATGGCCCGGGCCCTGATGACAGCATCGGAGGCAAAGGCTGCGGCCCTCCAGCAGCTGATGGCCCGGAGCCTGTACTCCTGCGGGATCGCCACCGGCTCCGGTACCGACATGATCGCCATCGTGTCCGATCCCGGATCCCGGTTCCATCTCACCGATGCCGGGAAGCACGCGAAACTCGGCGAATTGATCGGCAGGACGGTTATCCGGGCAACGACTGAAGCACTGGAGAAGGAGACCGGGCTCTCGGCCGAATCGCAGCGGGATGTGCTGGTACGGTTGTCACGGTTTGGCGTGACGGAAGAATGTCTCTGGGAGCATGCAAAACGCTGCAGTCTGTGGGATCCCGGAAAACGGGAATCGTTTCGTCTTGCACTGGTGTCATGGTCAGGAAATCCTGCCGCAATTGCCGGGATTGCCGCAGTCCTGCATATCGTTGATGAGGCAGCCTGGGGCCTGATACGTGAGACGGATGCAATCGGGACAATCGAACGTATCCTGTGCCAGGATGTCTGGTGTTCATGGGAAAGCCATGATCAGAATGGTCATATCCTGTGCGTTCTCGCAGGTGTTATCTGTGGCATTGTGACGGGCAGGCAGTCTTCTCCAGCAGGGGAGATTTTTTAA
- a CDS encoding iron ABC transporter substrate-binding protein, producing MKKSCAVIMIAAILIGACIAFAGCTGTASPSAGTTTTALGSSSASGTATITDGFRRTVTVPAHPTQIVCSGSGCLRYVVYLGAQDMVVGVDSQEKKAQVQEGRAYALANPQFKNLPLSGEMRGKDDPEKIIGISPQIVFKTGSTGTTYATSGPEADTLQNKTGIPVVAFPYGSLRTDAEKAEFYAALRLMGKTLGKDARAEELITYVEEVTADLEKRTKDIPVDQQKSVYIGGVSSAGAHGIISTEPAYPPFIWVHAKNIAAGSDTQHADISKEVIVSGDPEFLFIDVGTIQIDNEGAIGELKTNPAYAGLAAVKSGNVYGVLPYNFYSVNYETVLADAYFIGKTLYPDRFSDVDPQVKADEIYTKFVGKPAFAPLNAQYRELGFTRINLTS from the coding sequence ATGAAAAAATCGTGTGCAGTTATCATGATTGCCGCCATCCTGATCGGGGCGTGCATCGCGTTTGCCGGCTGTACGGGAACTGCCTCCCCTTCGGCTGGTACCACAACGACTGCCCTGGGATCTTCTTCAGCATCCGGGACAGCCACTATCACGGACGGCTTCAGGAGGACCGTAACGGTCCCGGCACATCCCACGCAGATCGTCTGCTCGGGCTCCGGCTGCCTCCGGTATGTTGTTTATCTCGGGGCGCAGGACATGGTTGTCGGTGTGGACAGCCAGGAAAAGAAAGCCCAGGTACAGGAAGGCCGGGCATATGCGCTTGCAAACCCCCAGTTCAAGAACCTGCCCCTGAGCGGGGAGATGAGGGGTAAGGACGATCCGGAGAAAATTATTGGTATCAGCCCTCAGATCGTCTTCAAGACCGGCTCGACCGGCACCACCTATGCGACCAGCGGCCCTGAAGCAGACACACTCCAGAACAAGACCGGTATACCGGTGGTAGCCTTCCCGTACGGCTCCCTCAGGACAGATGCAGAAAAAGCAGAGTTCTATGCTGCCCTGCGGCTGATGGGGAAGACACTCGGAAAAGATGCCCGTGCCGAGGAACTGATCACCTATGTCGAAGAAGTGACAGCAGACCTTGAGAAACGAACAAAGGATATCCCAGTGGATCAGCAGAAGAGCGTGTACATCGGCGGTGTCAGCTCCGCAGGGGCGCATGGAATTATCTCGACCGAGCCGGCATACCCGCCCTTCATCTGGGTGCATGCAAAGAACATTGCCGCCGGGTCTGACACCCAGCATGCCGACATCTCAAAAGAGGTCATTGTGAGTGGTGACCCGGAGTTCTTGTTCATTGACGTGGGAACAATCCAGATCGACAACGAAGGGGCCATTGGTGAACTGAAGACCAACCCGGCCTATGCCGGCCTTGCCGCGGTGAAGAGCGGGAACGTGTATGGTGTCCTGCCCTACAACTTCTACAGTGTCAACTACGAGACCGTCCTTGCCGATGCCTATTTCATCGGAAAGACCCTGTACCCGGACCGGTTCTCGGATGTCGACCCGCAGGTAAAAGCAGACGAGATTTACACGAAGTTTGTCGGGAAACCCGCATTTGCTCCCCTTAACGCGCAATACAGGGAGCTCGGGTTCACGAGGATAAACCTTACGTCATGA
- a CDS encoding FecCD family ABC transporter permease, whose product MHLNQGTVPEDYRAYLNRKVRWILLGLILVFVFFVLAISVGAVAIPPLDVVQSLLGISSSDKWDRIVWNVRLPQAIAAVVAGIGLAIAGVAMQSILRNPIASPFTLGISSAGAFGAAVSVIVLGAGTMQSTVASPVAISNPYLTTTVAFIFCMIATGVILAISHIKGASPEVMVLTGVALSSLFSAGVMFLQYFSNDAQLAAVVFWTFGDVGRATWDMLPLMVVVVGAGTLYFIANRWNYNAIDAGDETARGLGVNVTRVRLAGMTVAAVISAVIVALLGVIGFVGLVCPHMMRRLVGDDQRYLIPGSAIAGAVLLLASDTVARIIVAPYILPVAVLTAFLGAPVFIYLLFRGYKR is encoded by the coding sequence ATGCACCTGAATCAGGGAACGGTTCCGGAGGATTACCGTGCCTACCTGAACCGCAAGGTCCGGTGGATCCTCCTCGGGCTCATCCTTGTCTTCGTCTTCTTTGTCCTTGCCATATCCGTAGGGGCGGTAGCGATCCCCCCTCTCGACGTTGTCCAGTCACTGCTGGGCATCTCGTCTTCCGATAAGTGGGACAGAATCGTCTGGAACGTCAGGCTGCCCCAGGCAATCGCGGCCGTTGTCGCAGGGATCGGCCTTGCCATTGCCGGGGTTGCCATGCAATCCATCCTGCGGAACCCGATCGCCTCTCCCTTCACGCTGGGCATATCGAGCGCAGGTGCATTCGGTGCCGCTGTATCCGTGATCGTGCTGGGCGCCGGGACCATGCAGTCAACGGTGGCAAGCCCGGTTGCGATCTCCAATCCCTACCTCACTACCACCGTTGCCTTCATCTTCTGCATGATCGCGACTGGTGTCATCCTTGCGATCTCCCACATTAAGGGGGCGTCCCCGGAAGTCATGGTCCTCACCGGGGTCGCCCTCTCCTCGCTCTTCTCTGCGGGTGTCATGTTCCTCCAGTATTTCTCCAACGATGCCCAGCTTGCCGCTGTCGTCTTCTGGACGTTTGGCGATGTCGGCAGGGCCACGTGGGACATGCTGCCGCTGATGGTTGTTGTCGTGGGGGCCGGGACACTCTATTTCATTGCCAACCGCTGGAACTACAATGCCATCGATGCCGGCGATGAGACGGCCCGGGGGCTTGGCGTGAACGTAACAAGGGTCCGGCTTGCCGGGATGACGGTTGCCGCGGTCATATCGGCAGTGATCGTTGCCCTGCTCGGGGTTATCGGGTTTGTCGGCCTGGTCTGCCCGCACATGATGAGGAGGCTTGTTGGCGATGACCAGCGTTATCTCATCCCGGGTTCGGCTATTGCCGGGGCAGTCCTGCTCCTTGCCTCGGACACCGTGGCCCGGATCATTGTTGCGCCGTATATCCTCCCGGTTGCCGTCCTGACGGCTTTCTTGGGAGCGCCCGTATTCATCTACCTGTTATTCAGAGGGTATAAACGATGA
- a CDS encoding ABC transporter ATP-binding protein, protein MTKMLTVNELKFMYRNRDVLQQIGFSIEQGQVIAVLGPNGVGKTTLLKCLNRILKPREGTVMLDEENLLDLGTMEIARRVGYVPQRVETGRLTAFDAVLLGRRPHIGWDVVPRDLAIVDAIFRKLGMEALRLSYIDEMSGGELQKVAIARALVQEPRVLLLDEPTSNLDLKNQVDILTTIREVVRDHGIAAIMTMHDLNQALRFADTFIFIKNGRVHIHGSHDIVTPSVIEDVYGLPVMIGELGGIRCVIPGACKTI, encoded by the coding sequence ATGACAAAGATGCTGACTGTAAATGAACTGAAATTCATGTACCGGAACCGGGATGTCCTGCAGCAGATTGGTTTCTCGATCGAGCAGGGGCAGGTTATCGCGGTGCTCGGCCCAAACGGCGTGGGGAAGACTACGCTCTTAAAATGCTTAAACCGCATCCTGAAACCCCGGGAAGGCACTGTGATGCTTGACGAGGAGAACCTGCTCGACCTCGGAACCATGGAGATTGCCCGCAGGGTCGGCTACGTGCCGCAGCGGGTCGAGACCGGGCGGCTGACCGCGTTTGATGCTGTCCTCCTCGGCCGCCGGCCGCACATCGGCTGGGATGTTGTTCCCCGCGATCTTGCTATCGTTGATGCGATCTTCAGAAAACTGGGCATGGAGGCGCTCCGCCTCTCGTACATCGACGAGATGAGCGGCGGCGAGCTCCAGAAAGTTGCTATCGCCAGGGCGCTCGTCCAGGAGCCGCGTGTGCTCCTTCTCGATGAGCCCACGAGCAACCTTGATCTGAAGAACCAGGTCGATATCCTGACCACCATCCGCGAGGTTGTCCGTGATCACGGCATTGCGGCTATCATGACCATGCACGACCTGAACCAGGCCCTGCGGTTCGCCGACACGTTCATCTTCATCAAGAACGGGAGAGTACATATCCACGGCAGCCACGATATCGTCACCCCCTCGGTCATCGAAGATGTGTACGGTCTTCCGGTCATGATCGGCGAACTGGGCGGAATCCGGTGCGTGATCCCCGGTGCCTGTAAAACAATATAA
- a CDS encoding FmdE family protein, with translation MHDHDHHHDSKGDHDHGHHHHNHGAPQTVTFEDCIRFHGHSCPGLASGYRAATAAMEALGVSRPEDEDLVAICETDACGVDAIQVIAGTTAGKGNLIIHDYGKHAFTFYNRKDGKAVRITFCRNDTSESPEMMELRKKVFGGTATEEESERFHALMHKATVDLLHAPAEKVLKIEKITMDAPKKARIFASITCECCGEPVADAKTRVVDGKRVCIPCAEGTHPAKK, from the coding sequence ATGCACGACCACGATCACCATCATGACAGCAAAGGCGACCACGATCACGGGCACCACCATCACAACCACGGTGCGCCGCAGACAGTAACGTTTGAAGACTGCATCCGCTTCCACGGCCATTCCTGCCCGGGCCTTGCGTCCGGCTACCGTGCGGCAACCGCGGCCATGGAAGCTCTCGGTGTCTCCCGTCCCGAGGACGAGGATCTTGTCGCCATCTGCGAGACCGATGCCTGCGGGGTCGATGCCATCCAGGTCATTGCCGGGACAACGGCCGGCAAGGGCAACCTCATCATCCATGACTATGGCAAGCATGCCTTCACGTTCTATAACCGCAAGGACGGCAAGGCAGTCCGGATCACGTTCTGTCGCAATGATACGTCAGAGAGCCCGGAAATGATGGAGCTGCGCAAGAAGGTATTCGGCGGCACCGCAACAGAAGAGGAATCGGAGCGGTTCCATGCTCTCATGCACAAGGCCACCGTGGACCTCCTGCATGCCCCTGCGGAGAAAGTCCTGAAGATCGAAAAGATCACCATGGATGCCCCGAAGAAGGCCCGGATCTTCGCCTCAATAACCTGCGAATGCTGCGGGGAACCGGTGGCCGATGCAAAGACAAGAGTCGTAGACGGGAAGCGCGTCTGCATCCCGTGCGCTGAAGGAACGCACCCGGCAAAGAAATGA
- the tsaA gene encoding tRNA (N6-threonylcarbamoyladenosine(37)-N6)-methyltransferase TrmO: MDLTLRPIGFVRSPYKVKGDAPRQGRLSAMVSEIVIADKYREGLKDIGKKSHLFVLLWFDRADRSVLVATPPHEGIEHGVFATRSPNRPNPVALSLVDLIRCEEGILTVRGLDAFDGTPVLDIKPYSPEIDSVGK; the protein is encoded by the coding sequence ATGGATCTGACACTCAGGCCGATCGGGTTCGTACGATCCCCCTACAAGGTGAAGGGCGACGCACCGCGGCAGGGACGGTTGTCCGCCATGGTCTCGGAGATCGTCATCGCTGACAAGTACCGCGAAGGACTGAAGGATATCGGGAAGAAGTCTCATCTCTTTGTCCTCTTGTGGTTTGACCGGGCGGACCGCAGCGTTCTCGTGGCAACGCCCCCGCATGAGGGCATCGAGCACGGCGTGTTTGCAACCCGGTCCCCGAACCGGCCCAATCCTGTTGCGCTGTCACTCGTCGATCTCATCCGCTGCGAAGAGGGCATCCTAACCGTGCGCGGGCTCGATGCGTTTGATGGCACACCGGTGCTGGACATCAAGCCGTATTCACCGGAGATTGACAGCGTCGGGAAGTGA